In a single window of the Streptomyces sp. NBC_00353 genome:
- the opcA gene encoding glucose-6-phosphate dehydrogenase assembly protein OpcA, translated as MKIDLTDTTASKINKALVQGRRAIGTPAMGMVLTMVIVTDEENAYDSTKAAEEASREHPSRTLVVIKRVARTPRDRTNSRLDAEVRVGSDAGTGETVVLRTYGEVSDHADSVVLPLLLPDAPVVVWWPVDAPDVPAKDPLGALAQRRITDMYAVEAPLVALEARVSSYAPGDTDLAWTRLTPWRSMLAAALDQARKKVVSAVVESEAENPSAELLARWLEARLEVPVERIVTAGPVVTAVRLGTESGDIVIDRPDGPLATLSLPGQPSRTLALKVRSTSELIAEELRRLDADEMYAVALRGDGTKENPRHV; from the coding sequence ATGAAGATCGATCTGACCGACACCACGGCAAGCAAGATCAACAAGGCGCTCGTGCAGGGGCGCCGAGCTATCGGTACTCCCGCCATGGGCATGGTCCTGACGATGGTCATCGTGACCGACGAGGAAAACGCGTACGACTCGACCAAGGCGGCCGAGGAGGCCTCTCGCGAGCATCCCTCGCGCACCCTGGTCGTCATCAAGCGCGTCGCACGCACCCCGCGCGACCGCACGAACTCCCGCCTGGACGCGGAGGTGCGGGTCGGCTCGGACGCGGGCACCGGTGAGACGGTCGTCCTGCGTACGTACGGCGAAGTCTCCGACCACGCCGACTCGGTGGTCCTGCCACTGTTGCTGCCGGACGCGCCGGTTGTCGTCTGGTGGCCGGTGGACGCGCCCGACGTCCCGGCCAAGGATCCGTTGGGCGCCCTGGCACAGCGGCGGATCACCGACATGTACGCCGTCGAGGCCCCGCTCGTCGCCCTGGAGGCCCGCGTCTCCTCGTACGCGCCCGGCGACACCGACCTGGCGTGGACCCGGCTGACGCCGTGGCGTTCGATGCTGGCCGCGGCACTGGACCAGGCCCGTAAGAAGGTTGTGTCGGCCGTCGTGGAGAGTGAGGCCGAGAACCCGAGTGCCGAGCTGCTGGCCCGCTGGCTGGAGGCCCGGCTCGAGGTCCCGGTCGAGCGCATCGTCACCGCCGGGCCGGTCGTGACGGCCGTCCGGCTCGGAACCGAGAGCGGCGACATCGTGATCGACCGCCCCGACGGCCCGCTGGCCACGCTGTCCCTGCCGGGCCAGCCCTCGCGCACCCTCGCCCTGAAGGTGCGCAGCACCTCCGAGTTGATTGCCGAGGAGCTGCGCCGCCTCGACGCGGACGAGATGTATGCCGTCGCCCTTCGCGGGGACGGCACCAAGGAGAACCCCCGTCATGTCTGA
- the pgi gene encoding glucose-6-phosphate isomerase, with protein MSDSPKLTHRPEWTALEDHRAGELRHLHLRDLFAADPGRAERYTVSVGDLRIDYSKHLITDETLALLQELATATDVSGLRDAMLRGEKINVTEQRAVLHTVLRAPRDAVVEVDGEDVVPAVHTVLERMADFSERVRSGEWTGHTGKRIRNVVNIGIGGSDLGPAMAYEALRAFTDRSLTVRFVSNVDGADLHEALRDLDPAETLFIVASKTFTTIETITNATSARSWLLAGIDDGGEKAVAKHFVALSTNAEKVADFGIDTANMFEFWDWVGGRYSYDSAIGLSLMIAVGPDRFREMLDGFHLVDEHFRTAPPEANAPLLLGLLGVWYGSFLGAQSHAVLPYSHYLSKFTAYLQQLDMESNGKSVDRDGNPVEWQTGPVVWGTPGTNGQHAYYQLLHQGTKVIPADLIGFVNPVDDLGPELKGQHDLLMANLFAQGQALAFGRTSDEVRAEGVPMEQVPHRTFRGNHPTTTILASELTPSVLGQLIALYEHKVFVQGAIWNIDSFDQWGVELGKVLAKRVEPALTEGADAPGLDPSTAALVAAYRTLRKK; from the coding sequence ATGTCTGACTCACCCAAGCTCACGCACCGCCCGGAGTGGACGGCACTTGAGGACCACCGCGCAGGGGAGCTGCGCCACCTGCACCTGCGTGACCTGTTTGCCGCCGATCCCGGTCGCGCGGAGCGCTACACCGTGAGCGTCGGCGACCTGCGCATCGACTACTCCAAGCACCTGATCACGGACGAGACCCTCGCCCTGCTCCAGGAACTCGCCACCGCGACCGACGTGTCCGGGCTGCGGGATGCCATGCTCCGCGGTGAAAAGATCAACGTCACCGAGCAGCGTGCCGTCCTGCACACCGTGCTGCGCGCCCCGCGTGACGCCGTCGTCGAGGTCGACGGCGAGGACGTCGTCCCGGCCGTGCACACCGTGCTCGAAAGAATGGCCGACTTCTCCGAGCGCGTCCGCTCGGGCGAGTGGACCGGGCACACCGGAAAGCGGATCCGCAATGTCGTCAACATCGGTATCGGTGGGTCGGACCTCGGACCCGCGATGGCGTACGAGGCACTGCGAGCCTTCACCGACCGTTCGTTGACCGTGCGGTTCGTGTCGAACGTGGACGGCGCCGATCTGCATGAGGCCCTACGGGACCTGGACCCGGCGGAGACGCTGTTCATCGTCGCGTCCAAGACCTTCACGACCATCGAGACGATCACCAACGCCACATCGGCGCGGTCCTGGCTCCTTGCCGGGATCGACGACGGAGGTGAGAAAGCGGTCGCGAAGCACTTCGTGGCGCTGTCGACGAACGCCGAGAAGGTCGCGGACTTCGGTATCGACACCGCCAACATGTTCGAGTTCTGGGACTGGGTCGGCGGTCGTTACTCGTACGACTCCGCCATCGGCCTCTCGCTGATGATCGCCGTCGGCCCGGACCGGTTCCGTGAGATGCTCGACGGCTTCCACCTCGTCGACGAACACTTCCGCACCGCCCCGCCGGAGGCCAACGCGCCTTTGCTGCTGGGCCTGTTGGGCGTCTGGTACGGATCGTTCCTCGGCGCCCAGTCGCACGCGGTGTTGCCGTACTCGCACTACCTGTCCAAATTCACCGCCTACTTGCAGCAGCTGGACATGGAGTCCAACGGGAAGTCGGTGGACCGCGACGGCAATCCGGTGGAGTGGCAGACCGGTCCGGTGGTCTGGGGCACGCCCGGCACCAACGGGCAGCACGCGTACTACCAGTTGCTCCACCAGGGCACGAAGGTCATCCCGGCCGACCTGATCGGTTTTGTCAACCCGGTCGACGACCTCGGCCCCGAACTCAAGGGCCAGCACGACCTGTTGATGGCCAACCTGTTCGCACAGGGCCAGGCGCTCGCCTTCGGCAGGACCAGCGACGAGGTGCGCGCCGAGGGTGTGCCCATGGAGCAGGTGCCGCACCGCACGTTCCGCGGCAACCACCCCACGACGACGATCCTGGCAAGCGAGTTGACCCCCTCGGTCCTCGGCCAGCTGATCGCGCTGTACGAGCACAAGGTGTTCGTGCAGGGCGCGATCTGGAACATCGACTCCTTCGACCAGTGGGGCGTCGAGCTCGGCAAGGTCCTCGCCAAGCGCGTGGAGCCCGCGCTCACCGAAGGAGCGGACGCCCCCGGACTCGATCCCTCAACCGCTGCCCTGGTGGCCGCGTACCGTACTCTCCGGAAGAAGTGA
- the gnd gene encoding phosphogluconate dehydrogenase (NAD(+)-dependent, decarboxylating), with amino-acid sequence MQLGLVGLGKMGGNMRERIRRAGHTVIGYDRNPDLADVSSLAELVQKVEAPRVVWVMVPAGGPTQHVIDELGDLLEAGDTVVDGGNSRWTDDERHAEELAAKGIGFVDAGVSGGVWGLRNGYALMVGGDAEHIAKVQPIFDALKPEGDAGFVHAGKVGAGHFSKMVHNGIEYAMMQAYAEGWELLEKVDSVTDVREVFRSWQEGTVIRSWLLDLAVNALDDDEHLDKLRGFAADSGEGRWTVEAAIDNAVPLPAITASLFARFASRQDDSPQMKMIAALRNQFGGHAVESAK; translated from the coding sequence ATGCAATTGGGCCTCGTCGGCCTCGGCAAGATGGGTGGCAACATGCGCGAGCGGATCCGCCGCGCGGGCCACACCGTCATCGGCTACGACCGCAATCCGGACCTCGCCGATGTGAGCAGCCTGGCCGAACTGGTCCAGAAGGTCGAAGCCCCGCGTGTGGTGTGGGTGATGGTGCCCGCGGGCGGCCCGACCCAGCATGTCATCGACGAGCTCGGTGACCTCCTGGAAGCCGGCGACACCGTCGTCGACGGCGGCAACTCCCGCTGGACGGACGACGAGAGGCATGCCGAGGAGCTGGCGGCCAAGGGCATCGGCTTCGTCGACGCGGGTGTCTCGGGTGGTGTCTGGGGTCTCCGGAACGGCTACGCGCTGATGGTGGGCGGCGACGCCGAACACATAGCGAAGGTCCAGCCCATCTTCGACGCTCTCAAGCCCGAGGGCGACGCAGGCTTCGTCCATGCGGGCAAGGTCGGCGCCGGCCACTTCTCCAAGATGGTCCACAACGGCATCGAGTACGCCATGATGCAGGCCTACGCCGAGGGCTGGGAGCTGCTGGAGAAGGTCGACTCCGTCACCGATGTGCGTGAGGTCTTCCGCTCCTGGCAGGAGGGCACGGTCATCCGTTCCTGGCTGCTCGACCTGGCGGTCAACGCGCTGGACGACGACGAGCACCTCGACAAGCTGCGCGGCTTCGCCGCCGACTCGGGTGAGGGACGCTGGACGGTGGAGGCGGCGATCGACAACGCGGTGCCGCTGCCCGCGATCACCGCGTCGCTCTTCGCGCGTTTCGCCTCGCGTCAGGACGACTCCCCGCAGATGAAGATGATCGCGGCGCTGCGCAACCAGTTCGGCGGCCACGCCGTCGAGTCGGCGAAGTAA
- a CDS encoding histidine phosphatase family protein: MGDLLLVRHGETEWSVSGQHTSWTDLPLTRRGEEQAKSLAPLLAGRTFALALTSPLGRAERTAELAGLYDAVREPDLHEWDYGAYEGVTTLEIHRTRPDWYLWNDGVPPGSAGHPGESPIEVGQRADRVLNRIGTALDGGDVVLVAHAHFLRVLTARRLGLPAADGRLFQLTTGTVSRLSTEHGRPVIAEWNATGTSAAVH, from the coding sequence ATGGGCGACCTCCTGCTGGTCCGCCACGGCGAAACCGAGTGGAGCGTGTCCGGTCAGCACACCAGCTGGACCGACCTGCCCCTCACCCGGCGTGGTGAAGAGCAGGCCAAGTCCCTCGCCCCGCTGCTCGCCGGGCGGACCTTCGCCCTCGCGCTCACCAGCCCGCTGGGCCGTGCCGAACGGACGGCGGAACTCGCGGGCCTGTACGACGCCGTACGCGAGCCCGATCTGCACGAGTGGGACTACGGTGCGTACGAAGGCGTGACCACCCTCGAGATACACCGCACCCGGCCCGACTGGTACCTGTGGAACGACGGAGTGCCGCCCGGTTCGGCCGGTCATCCGGGCGAGTCACCGATCGAGGTGGGACAGCGTGCCGACCGCGTGTTGAACCGCATCGGGACGGCACTGGACGGCGGTGACGTGGTGCTCGTGGCCCACGCCCACTTCCTGCGGGTGCTCACGGCGCGTCGCCTCGGGCTGCCCGCCGCGGACGGGCGGCTGTTCCAGCTCACGACGGGGACGGTCAGCCGGCTCTCCACCGAACACGGGCGACCTGTGATCGCCGAGTGGAACGCCACGGGAACTTCTGCGGCCGTCCACTGA
- a CDS encoding glycosyltransferase family 2 protein, producing the protein MPHSSDPVVSVVIPCHDYARYLPEAVSSVLSQTFRDWELVIVDDGSTDNTVEVAQALIARHPDRRIRLVQQSNAGVSAARNTGIEASTGRYILPLDADDVIAATMLEKTVGVLDSDPGIAIASTDVFTFTDDDLPPQAMPLPAYSRELLLQRLIMFYCSLYRRAAWQTVGGYNESMRAGEDWDFWIGCVEHGFDAHHIHEALFGARNKDTGLHLEAAENDLAIRARIVANHPGLFKPITRGWAQAVLSQDAEAGLHDELVPDDILTRATEMDQFLTAVMALQRTTRVQYYHIKHLEKALAAHTGTAGPPPREWDPAPTASAV; encoded by the coding sequence ATGCCTCACAGTTCCGACCCTGTGGTCTCGGTGGTCATCCCCTGCCATGACTACGCCCGCTATCTGCCCGAGGCAGTGTCCAGCGTCCTTTCCCAGACGTTCCGCGACTGGGAACTCGTCATCGTCGACGACGGCAGCACCGACAACACTGTCGAGGTGGCCCAGGCCCTGATCGCCCGCCACCCCGACCGGCGCATCAGGCTGGTCCAGCAGTCCAATGCCGGGGTCTCTGCCGCGCGCAACACCGGGATCGAGGCCAGCACCGGCCGCTACATCCTTCCGCTGGACGCCGACGACGTGATCGCGGCCACCATGCTGGAGAAGACCGTCGGGGTACTGGACAGCGACCCCGGCATCGCCATCGCCTCGACCGATGTGTTCACCTTCACCGACGACGATCTGCCCCCGCAGGCGATGCCCCTCCCCGCCTACAGCAGAGAACTGCTGCTCCAGCGACTGATCATGTTCTACTGCTCGCTGTACCGCCGTGCCGCCTGGCAGACCGTGGGCGGGTACAACGAGAGCATGCGGGCCGGAGAAGACTGGGACTTCTGGATCGGCTGCGTCGAGCACGGTTTCGATGCTCACCACATCCATGAGGCACTCTTCGGGGCGCGCAACAAGGACACCGGATTGCACCTGGAAGCCGCCGAGAACGACCTGGCCATCCGGGCGCGGATCGTGGCCAACCACCCGGGCCTGTTCAAGCCGATCACCCGTGGCTGGGCGCAGGCAGTGCTCAGCCAGGACGCGGAAGCCGGCCTGCACGACGAGCTGGTGCCCGACGACATCCTCACCCGAGCCACCGAGATGGATCAGTTCCTCACGGCAGTCATGGCCCTGCAGCGCACCACGCGCGTGCAGTATTACCACATCAAGCACCTGGAGAAAGCGCTGGCCGCTCACACCGGCACCGCCGGCCCGCCTCCCCGGGAGTGGGATCCCGCCCCGACGGCTTCCGCTGTCTGA
- a CDS encoding glycosyltransferase, whose translation MIHQTWKDTDVPPEWQKWADSWRIHHPGWGYRLWTDADNRAFLQEHYPWFLPVYDGYPEAIMRADAIRYFLLDHFGGLYVDLDFECLKPVTEILDGHDLVLGCEPDAHTRLLLARRRGFDRIVGNAFIASRPGHPFWAHVHRRLVATHKLPSTLDVTGPFFLTRAIDSAPEPESITVLDPEVLYPEVSPYATEQFGPQEADYDRAYAVHHWSDSWAYNTSGTPRISAGKRFPFWASQELQPVADGLISLDAQRRRWAAGAPAPTVSCLMVTKDRSATARRAIRCFLTQTYPNLELVVVEDGTDDALAQHIRDLGDPRIRHHRLPPEGRTLGELRNEAVDRATGPYVCQWDDDDLYDPERVETQMAAILALGAEACFLARERLWWPTRRKLAVSCARVWEGSMVCAKDRLPRYPAQRRGEDTPVAEGVVRTCRVVSIDAPELYTYVCHGNNTFNESHFAEHFAVATEIWAEPGVYAERLLAMATRLPIEPGEIAHAETGPAARTSERPQAAVEPAVAPASERPLVLVLTPLKDAAAFLPGYLDSLRSLDYPREAISLGLLEGDSSDTTPELLQQVLPGLEAEYRRVTLVRRDFGLQLAGPRWEPGIQRRRRSVLAKVRNHLLSRALVDEEWVLWLDVDVTDYPADLVQRLLGPRKDIVVPHCATAPGGPTYDLNTFALQPRAGTLNWSQWLRDGILQPPKGFGRRYLDELRGQGLVRVDSVGGTALLVRADLHRDGLIFPSFPYQHLIETEGLAAMARDMGTACWALPDLEVVHPHHVPEPAHAGATSLS comes from the coding sequence TTGATTCACCAAACCTGGAAAGACACGGACGTACCGCCGGAATGGCAGAAATGGGCTGATTCCTGGCGTATCCACCATCCCGGTTGGGGCTACCGGTTGTGGACCGACGCGGACAACCGCGCATTCCTCCAGGAGCACTATCCGTGGTTCCTGCCGGTCTACGACGGCTATCCCGAAGCGATCATGCGGGCTGACGCAATTCGGTATTTCCTGCTCGACCATTTCGGCGGGCTCTATGTGGATCTGGACTTCGAGTGCCTGAAGCCGGTCACCGAAATCCTGGACGGGCATGATCTCGTCCTCGGCTGCGAGCCCGACGCGCACACCCGGCTGCTGCTGGCCCGCCGGCGCGGATTCGACCGCATCGTCGGCAACGCATTCATCGCGTCACGGCCGGGCCACCCGTTCTGGGCCCATGTACACCGCCGGCTGGTCGCCACCCACAAACTGCCCAGCACTCTGGACGTGACAGGCCCGTTCTTCCTCACCAGAGCGATCGACAGCGCCCCGGAGCCCGAGTCGATCACGGTTCTCGACCCGGAGGTCCTGTACCCCGAGGTGAGCCCGTACGCGACAGAGCAGTTCGGGCCGCAGGAAGCCGACTACGACCGTGCGTACGCCGTACACCACTGGTCGGACAGCTGGGCGTACAACACGTCCGGGACACCACGGATTTCGGCCGGCAAACGGTTCCCGTTCTGGGCAAGCCAGGAGCTGCAACCGGTCGCCGACGGCTTGATCAGCCTCGACGCGCAGCGCCGCCGCTGGGCCGCGGGCGCGCCCGCGCCGACGGTGTCCTGCCTGATGGTGACCAAGGACCGCTCGGCGACGGCGCGACGCGCGATCAGATGCTTCCTTACCCAGACCTACCCGAACCTGGAACTGGTCGTGGTGGAGGACGGCACCGACGACGCCCTCGCACAACACATCCGCGACCTGGGCGACCCGCGGATCCGCCATCACCGGCTCCCCCCGGAGGGGCGGACGCTGGGCGAACTGCGCAATGAGGCGGTGGACCGGGCCACCGGGCCCTACGTGTGCCAGTGGGACGACGACGACCTGTATGACCCGGAGCGGGTCGAGACGCAGATGGCCGCGATTCTCGCGCTCGGCGCCGAGGCGTGCTTCCTCGCCCGCGAGCGTCTGTGGTGGCCCACCCGCCGCAAGCTCGCGGTCTCCTGCGCACGGGTCTGGGAAGGGTCGATGGTGTGCGCCAAGGACCGGCTCCCGCGCTACCCGGCGCAACGCCGCGGCGAGGACACCCCGGTAGCGGAAGGTGTGGTCCGGACCTGCCGGGTCGTATCGATTGACGCGCCCGAGCTGTACACGTACGTGTGCCACGGGAACAACACGTTCAACGAGTCCCATTTCGCGGAGCACTTCGCGGTGGCGACCGAGATCTGGGCCGAACCCGGCGTCTACGCCGAGCGGTTGCTGGCCATGGCGACCCGGCTGCCGATCGAGCCGGGGGAGATCGCCCACGCCGAGACGGGCCCCGCCGCCCGAACCTCCGAGCGACCACAGGCGGCCGTGGAGCCCGCCGTGGCCCCGGCGAGTGAGCGGCCCCTGGTACTGGTGCTCACCCCCCTCAAGGACGCGGCCGCGTTCCTGCCCGGCTACCTGGACAGCCTTCGCTCCCTGGACTACCCGCGCGAGGCGATCTCGCTGGGACTGCTGGAAGGCGACAGCAGTGACACGACACCGGAACTGCTCCAGCAGGTCCTGCCCGGTCTTGAGGCGGAGTACCGGCGGGTCACCCTCGTACGCCGCGACTTCGGCCTCCAGTTGGCCGGGCCCCGTTGGGAGCCCGGCATCCAGCGCCGACGCCGATCAGTGCTGGCCAAGGTGCGCAATCATCTGCTCTCCCGGGCCCTTGTCGACGAGGAGTGGGTGCTCTGGCTCGACGTCGATGTCACCGACTACCCGGCGGACCTCGTCCAGCGGCTGCTCGGCCCGCGCAAGGACATCGTCGTCCCGCACTGTGCCACCGCGCCCGGTGGGCCCACGTACGATCTCAACACCTTCGCCCTTCAGCCCAGGGCCGGCACGCTCAACTGGTCCCAATGGCTTCGCGACGGCATCCTTCAGCCCCCCAAGGGGTTCGGTCGGAGGTACCTCGACGAGTTGCGCGGGCAGGGACTCGTTCGCGTGGATTCGGTCGGCGGCACCGCATTGCTGGTCCGCGCCGACCTGCACCGCGACGGCCTGATCTTCCCGTCCTTCCCCTACCAGCACCTCATCGAGACCGAGGGCCTGGCCGCGATGGCACGGGACATGGGCACCGCCTGCTGGGCGTTGCCCGACCTGGAGGTGGTGCACCCGCACCACGTCCCGGAGCCTGCGCACGCCGGGGCCACGTCCCTTTCCTGA
- a CDS encoding DMT family transporter, producing MLTPLASPRFLALAGTVVLWASAFPAIRVGVDGLGLAALSFLRLSVASIALVAVAPFAGVRLPHRRDLPLIALCGLTGMTAYQVLLNWGEIHVEAGTASLLIAVAPVFSVLLAGAFLAEPLTRNVVIGSVVAVAGTAVVTLADGLSGFTATALVVLAAAVVQGTYHFATKPLLLRRTGLEVATYAMVAGTVLALPLLPATIRATAHAPTDALLSAVFLGLLPSALGFVIWGYAVARLPLAASTAALYLVPPVTLVVSFVWLGEVPHVIELAGGAITVAGVVLINRRRSGVPQDGRDLPLRTAAADR from the coding sequence GTGCTCACTCCTCTCGCCTCCCCCCGCTTCCTGGCCCTGGCCGGAACCGTCGTGCTCTGGGCTTCCGCGTTCCCGGCGATCCGCGTCGGTGTCGACGGCCTGGGCCTGGCAGCCCTGTCGTTCCTGCGCCTGTCCGTCGCCTCCATTGCCCTGGTCGCCGTCGCCCCCTTCGCCGGGGTGCGCCTGCCCCACCGGCGCGACCTGCCGCTGATCGCTCTGTGCGGACTGACCGGGATGACCGCCTACCAGGTACTGCTCAACTGGGGCGAGATCCACGTCGAGGCCGGCACCGCGAGTCTGCTGATCGCCGTGGCGCCGGTCTTCAGCGTCCTGCTGGCCGGCGCCTTCCTGGCCGAGCCGCTGACGCGCAACGTCGTCATCGGCAGCGTCGTCGCTGTCGCCGGAACCGCCGTCGTCACCCTGGCCGACGGCCTCTCCGGCTTCACCGCCACAGCCCTTGTCGTCCTGGCCGCGGCCGTCGTCCAGGGCACCTATCACTTCGCCACCAAGCCGCTGCTGCTCCGCCGTACCGGTCTCGAAGTCGCCACCTACGCCATGGTCGCCGGCACCGTCCTTGCCCTGCCGCTGCTGCCGGCGACCATCCGTGCGACCGCCCACGCCCCCACCGACGCCCTGCTCTCTGCCGTCTTCCTCGGCCTCCTGCCGTCCGCTCTCGGCTTCGTGATCTGGGGCTACGCCGTCGCCCGCCTGCCGCTGGCGGCCTCCACCGCTGCCCTGTACCTGGTGCCGCCCGTGACGCTGGTCGTCTCATTCGTGTGGCTGGGCGAGGTCCCGCACGTGATCGAACTGGCCGGCGGCGCCATCACCGTTGCCGGTGTCGTACTGATCAACCGCCGCCGCTCCGGAGTGCCGCAGGACGGACGGGATCTCCCGCTGCGCACCGCCGCTGCCGACCGCTGA
- a CDS encoding TetR/AcrR family transcriptional regulator: MLTTRGAATRQRIITGAAALIRDHGVAGVSLDDIRAATSTSKSQLFHYFPQGKSDLLLTVAEYEAEQVLADQQPMLGDLTSWQKWLAWRERVIEKYDAQRAGCPLSALTAQLDVARPATQSIITRLYDRWHTHLAEGVQALKDSGEADAHLDADAAATAILTAVTGGATLLQATDSLTYLETSLDQALNALRRDETAAAQVRG; encoded by the coding sequence GTGCTCACCACCCGTGGAGCCGCCACCCGCCAGCGCATCATCACCGGCGCGGCGGCCCTGATCCGCGACCACGGCGTCGCCGGAGTCAGCCTGGACGACATCCGCGCCGCCACCTCCACCAGCAAGAGCCAGCTGTTCCACTACTTCCCGCAGGGCAAGTCCGACCTGCTCCTCACGGTGGCCGAGTACGAGGCCGAACAGGTTCTCGCCGACCAGCAGCCCATGCTCGGCGACCTCACCAGCTGGCAGAAGTGGCTGGCCTGGCGCGAGCGCGTGATCGAGAAGTACGACGCCCAGCGCGCCGGCTGCCCACTGTCCGCACTCACCGCCCAACTCGACGTCGCCCGGCCGGCCACGCAGAGCATCATCACGCGTCTTTACGACCGCTGGCACACCCATCTCGCCGAGGGCGTACAGGCGTTGAAGGACTCGGGAGAGGCCGACGCACACCTCGATGCCGACGCGGCGGCGACGGCCATTCTGACCGCCGTCACCGGCGGCGCCACCCTGCTCCAGGCCACCGACTCCCTGACCTACCTCGAGACCTCCCTCGACCAGGCGCTCAACGCCCTGCGCCGGGACGAGACAGCTGCGGCGCAGGTCCGTGGGTGA
- a CDS encoding SDR family NAD(P)-dependent oxidoreductase → MGTRLHHKTALVTGATSNIGRAIAEAFAAEGAHVAVSGRSHERGQEVVDGIRAAGGRADFVAADLDGSAAASRALADEATRVLGGRVDVLVNNAGIYPGSTTPATDEKTFDQVYAVNVKAPFFLTAALAPAMAEAGGGAIVNLGSWIARLGIPVGALYSSSKGAVETLTRAWAAEFGPSGVRVNAISPGVVRTPAPDETEARPGDIMMKGTPAGGVGSPESIAQAAVYLAGDEAAFVHGTVLDVDGGRVGVAVIAGV, encoded by the coding sequence ATGGGTACTCGCCTGCATCACAAGACCGCTCTGGTCACCGGAGCCACCAGCAACATCGGACGCGCGATCGCCGAGGCGTTCGCCGCCGAGGGGGCACACGTCGCCGTCTCCGGCCGCAGCCACGAGCGCGGACAAGAGGTCGTCGACGGCATCAGGGCCGCCGGTGGGCGTGCCGACTTCGTCGCCGCCGACCTCGACGGCAGTGCGGCGGCCTCCCGGGCCCTCGCCGACGAGGCGACCCGGGTACTCGGCGGGCGGGTCGACGTCCTGGTCAACAACGCCGGCATCTACCCAGGCTCGACCACTCCGGCCACGGACGAGAAGACGTTCGACCAGGTCTATGCCGTCAACGTCAAGGCGCCTTTCTTCCTGACCGCAGCCCTCGCCCCTGCCATGGCCGAGGCGGGCGGCGGTGCGATCGTCAACCTCGGATCGTGGATCGCCCGCCTCGGTATTCCCGTCGGAGCCCTCTACAGCTCCAGCAAGGGAGCGGTGGAGACCCTGACCCGTGCGTGGGCCGCCGAGTTCGGCCCGTCCGGCGTGCGGGTCAACGCGATCTCGCCCGGTGTGGTGCGCACGCCCGCGCCCGACGAGACCGAGGCGCGTCCCGGCGACATCATGATGAAGGGCACTCCGGCCGGCGGGGTCGGCAGCCCCGAGTCCATCGCGCAGGCGGCGGTGTACCTGGCCGGTGACGAGGCGGCGTTCGTCCACGGAACCGTGCTCGACGTCGACGGCGGCCGGGTCGGCGTGGCGGTCATCGCCGGGGTCTGA
- a CDS encoding oxygenase MpaB family protein: MAHADPGLFGPETVTWQLHGDPMMWIAGVRALYLQALHPRAVRGVMQNSDFRKDAWGRLMRTAGFVGTITYGTTEAAEKAGARVRRIHRLLKATDPATGETYGVDEPELLLWVHCAEVDSYLQVQIRSGQSLTAAQADRYIDEHRTSARLVGLDPDDVPATTAQLAAYFDRMRPELAVGAEALDVDAFLRRPPVHALLIPARELLWRRVAALAYQSLPPYAHDLYGRPAPPLRTVDRRLRATGTALRCIPSRLRWQLPPGHIVRAMERLGPGSRPAPSKLRDGAAILDGPGRAQQ; the protein is encoded by the coding sequence ATGGCGCACGCCGATCCGGGGCTCTTCGGGCCCGAAACAGTCACCTGGCAGCTGCACGGCGATCCGATGATGTGGATCGCCGGCGTGCGCGCCCTGTACCTCCAGGCGCTGCACCCCCGTGCCGTCCGCGGCGTCATGCAGAACTCCGACTTCCGCAAGGACGCGTGGGGACGGCTGATGCGCACGGCCGGCTTCGTCGGCACCATCACGTACGGCACCACGGAAGCCGCCGAGAAGGCGGGCGCCCGGGTCCGCAGGATCCACCGGCTCCTCAAGGCCACCGACCCCGCGACCGGCGAGACGTACGGTGTCGACGAACCGGAGCTGCTGCTGTGGGTGCACTGTGCCGAGGTCGACTCCTATCTGCAGGTGCAGATCCGCTCCGGCCAGTCCCTCACCGCCGCGCAGGCCGACCGTTACATCGACGAACACCGCACCAGCGCCCGCCTGGTGGGCCTCGACCCCGACGACGTTCCCGCGACCACCGCCCAGCTCGCCGCCTACTTCGACCGGATGCGGCCCGAACTCGCCGTGGGCGCCGAAGCGCTCGACGTCGACGCCTTTCTCCGCCGTCCGCCCGTCCATGCCCTGCTGATCCCGGCGCGCGAACTGCTGTGGCGGCGCGTCGCGGCACTGGCCTACCAGTCACTGCCTCCGTACGCGCATGACCTCTACGGCAGGCCCGCGCCACCCCTGCGCACCGTCGACCGGCGCCTGCGTGCCACCGGAACCGCCCTGCGCTGCATCCCGTCGCGGCTGCGCTGGCAACTCCCGCCCGGCCACATCGTGCGGGCGATGGAACGACTCGGCCCCGGTAGCCGCCCCGCCCCCTCCAAACTCCGTGACGGGGCAGCCATACTGGACGGGCCGGGGAGGGCGCAGCAGTAG